A single region of the Xiphophorus maculatus strain JP 163 A chromosome 3, X_maculatus-5.0-male, whole genome shotgun sequence genome encodes:
- the elp6 gene encoding elongator complex protein 6 isoform X1: MFTELNSILNTSPDSFTRGEFILVSDRQSDASFLIHHFLSFYLRARCKVCFLGLAQSFCHYSAVSQRLGVRLTQAKEKGQLVFFEGLKECLSVLTPKENNVESEAMNFLRDPPVGLRSLYEFVRSSVIVSDNMEEGAEQWGPSVLLVDDLSVLLSLGVDVGAVLDFSHYCRALVCSQVQGNMVMLVRCNGEEDDDDDDDDDGDVGSDVLLKGLTHQCNLHLHVQGLPTGYCKDIHGQMEVCWKRRQGDAPHMQKNLFQYKVYDKGASFFARGTSSAVL; encoded by the exons ATGTTTACAGAACTCAACAGCATCCTCAACACGTCTCCTGACTCTTTCACACGG GGAGAATTTATCCTAGTCTCTGATCGACAGAGTGACGCATCGTTTCTTATTCATCACTTCCTTTCTTTCTACCTACGAG CGCGATGCAAAGTGTGTTTTCTGGGCTTGGCGCAGTCATTTTGCCACTACAGTGCAGTGAGTCAAAGACTG GGTGTCCGTTTAACACAGGCAAAGGAGAAAGGTCAGCTGGTTTTCTTTGAGGGACTGAAGGAGTGCCTGTCTGTTCTGACTCCAAAGGAAAACAATGTGGAAAGCGAAGCTATGAACTTTCTCAG GGACCCCCCTGTCGGCCTGAGGAGTCTGTATGAGTTTGTTCGCTCCAGTGTGATCGTCTCAGACAACATGGAGGAAGGAGCAGAGCAGTGGGGGCCGAGTGTGCTGCTGGTGGATGACCTCAGCGTACTGCTGAGTCTGGGCGTCGACGTTGGAGCCGTTTTGGACTTCAGCCATTACTGCAGAGCTTTAGTTTGCTCCCAAGTGCAG GGGAACATGGTGATGCTGGTTCGCTGTAATGGagaagaggatgatgatgatgatgatgatgatgatggagatGTAGGATCCGATGTTCTACTGAAGGGTCTGACCCACCAGTGTAATCTTCATCTTCATGTACAGGGTCTCCCCACAGGCTACTGCAAGGACATACATGGCCAG ATGGAAGTTTGTTGGAAGAGGAGACAAGGAGATGCACCACACATGCAGAAAAACCTCTTTCAATACAAAGTTTATGATAAAGGAGCATCCTTTTTTGCCCGAGGGACATCCAGTGCTGTTCTTTAa
- the elp6 gene encoding elongator complex protein 6 isoform X2, which translates to MFTELNSILNTSPDSFTRGEFILVSDRQSDASFLIHHFLSFYLRARCKVCFLGLAQSFCHYSAVSQRLAKEKGQLVFFEGLKECLSVLTPKENNVESEAMNFLRDPPVGLRSLYEFVRSSVIVSDNMEEGAEQWGPSVLLVDDLSVLLSLGVDVGAVLDFSHYCRALVCSQVQGNMVMLVRCNGEEDDDDDDDDDGDVGSDVLLKGLTHQCNLHLHVQGLPTGYCKDIHGQMEVCWKRRQGDAPHMQKNLFQYKVYDKGASFFARGTSSAVL; encoded by the exons ATGTTTACAGAACTCAACAGCATCCTCAACACGTCTCCTGACTCTTTCACACGG GGAGAATTTATCCTAGTCTCTGATCGACAGAGTGACGCATCGTTTCTTATTCATCACTTCCTTTCTTTCTACCTACGAG CGCGATGCAAAGTGTGTTTTCTGGGCTTGGCGCAGTCATTTTGCCACTACAGTGCAGTGAGTCAAAGACTG GCAAAGGAGAAAGGTCAGCTGGTTTTCTTTGAGGGACTGAAGGAGTGCCTGTCTGTTCTGACTCCAAAGGAAAACAATGTGGAAAGCGAAGCTATGAACTTTCTCAG GGACCCCCCTGTCGGCCTGAGGAGTCTGTATGAGTTTGTTCGCTCCAGTGTGATCGTCTCAGACAACATGGAGGAAGGAGCAGAGCAGTGGGGGCCGAGTGTGCTGCTGGTGGATGACCTCAGCGTACTGCTGAGTCTGGGCGTCGACGTTGGAGCCGTTTTGGACTTCAGCCATTACTGCAGAGCTTTAGTTTGCTCCCAAGTGCAG GGGAACATGGTGATGCTGGTTCGCTGTAATGGagaagaggatgatgatgatgatgatgatgatgatggagatGTAGGATCCGATGTTCTACTGAAGGGTCTGACCCACCAGTGTAATCTTCATCTTCATGTACAGGGTCTCCCCACAGGCTACTGCAAGGACATACATGGCCAG ATGGAAGTTTGTTGGAAGAGGAGACAAGGAGATGCACCACACATGCAGAAAAACCTCTTTCAATACAAAGTTTATGATAAAGGAGCATCCTTTTTTGCCCGAGGGACATCCAGTGCTGTTCTTTAa